A single region of the Microlunatus panaciterrae genome encodes:
- the nusA gene encoding transcription termination factor NusA has protein sequence MDIDIAVLRVLEREKDLPFEVLARAIEEALLSAYEKTDHAVAGARVELNRKSGHVSVLVPELDEEGHKIGEYDNTPEGFGRVAASTARQVIMQRLRDAEDEQKFGHFAGVEGDIVSGVVQQGSDSRTVLVDLGKIEAIMPLAEQVPGESYTHGKRLRVYVVSVRRELRGPQVVVSRTHPQLVEKLFRLEVPEIADGTVEVKAVAREAGHRSKIAVVSHNPDVSAKGACIGPMGQRVRAVMHELNEEKIDIIDYSPDPATFVGQALSPAKVSSVTVVDAAARAARVVVPDYQLSLAIGREGQNARLAARLTGWRIDIRSDTEVPAPEA, from the coding sequence GTGGACATCGACATCGCGGTGCTGAGGGTGTTGGAACGGGAGAAGGACCTGCCGTTCGAGGTGCTGGCCCGGGCCATCGAGGAGGCGCTGCTGTCGGCGTACGAGAAGACCGACCATGCGGTCGCGGGTGCGCGGGTCGAGCTGAACCGCAAGTCCGGCCACGTCAGCGTGCTGGTGCCCGAGCTCGACGAGGAAGGCCACAAGATCGGGGAGTACGACAACACCCCCGAGGGCTTCGGCCGGGTGGCCGCCTCGACGGCGCGCCAGGTGATCATGCAGCGGCTGCGGGACGCTGAGGACGAGCAGAAGTTCGGCCACTTCGCCGGCGTCGAGGGTGACATCGTCTCCGGCGTCGTCCAGCAGGGCAGCGACTCACGGACCGTGCTGGTCGACCTCGGCAAGATCGAGGCGATCATGCCGCTGGCCGAGCAGGTGCCGGGGGAGTCGTACACCCATGGGAAGCGGCTCCGGGTGTACGTGGTCTCGGTGCGCAGGGAGCTCCGGGGACCGCAGGTCGTGGTCTCCCGGACCCATCCGCAGCTGGTGGAGAAGCTGTTCCGGCTGGAGGTGCCCGAGATCGCCGACGGCACGGTCGAGGTGAAGGCGGTGGCCCGCGAGGCGGGGCACCGGAGCAAGATTGCCGTTGTCAGCCACAACCCGGACGTCAGCGCCAAGGGTGCGTGCATCGGACCGATGGGCCAGCGGGTCCGCGCCGTCATGCACGAGCTGAACGAGGAGAAGATCGACATCATCGACTACTCGCCCGACCCGGCGACCTTCGTCGGCCAGGCGCTCTCCCCGGCCAAGGTCTCGTCGGTGACGGTTGTGGACGCGGCCGCCCGCGCCGCCCGGGTCGTGGTGCCCGACTACCAGCTGTCCCTGGCGATCGGGCGAGAGGGTCAGAACGCCCGCCTCGCCGCCCGGCTGACCGGCTGGCGGATCGACATCCGTTCCGACACCGAGGTCCCTGCCCCCGAGGCCTGA